The window ATAGCCCCGACCTTCGCTACGAGGGCAAGATTCATGAGCATGTTGTAGATGCTCATAGGGCGGAGCATGAGATGTTCGCGACACCGGAACTTGTGATTTTCCATACGGGCTATTCACAGCATCTCGTACAAAAAAAGCTTGAGCGCAACCTCGAATTCCTTCGACAAAAGGAAGAAACGGAAGGCGAGTCGACGGATGACGCTCTGCATTATATGGATTGCTACTATGGCTTGGGCGATTTTGCCAAGGCGGAAGAATATGCACGCAGAGCGATTGAAAGCAAGATCATCTATCTGGGGCGTGAAGGTGCTGAGTACTGGGGATTGACGCGCGCTTTACTTGCCCAGAAACGGCCGAAGGAAGAGATCGTAGCCGTCCTGGAAAAGGCGATGGAGAAGTACCCTGATCTCGCAGAGTTTCCCATGGAGTATGGACTCCTGGCGTGGGAGGAGCACGACTATCTGCTTGCAGAAAAGATGTTCCGCCTTGGCATGAAGCTCAAGGAGAAGGCGCCTGCGTCGCTTCGATCGGACAACTCGCTGCAGATGTTTCCCTTTGTCTGTGCATCTCTTGGAAAGATAGCGGCAATGCAGGGAAGAGCGGACGAGGCATTCGATCTTTTCCTGCGCGGTCTCCGGGAATATCCGTATGACGAGGGGCTTTTCCTCGCCCTTTACGATGCTCTCGCAGGCCAGGAAGCGGCGGACGTCATCGCACTCCTCGATACGCTCTACGACAAGGAGCACGATGCGCTGTTTCTTACGAAGGCTTTACGCGCACGGGAGGCGACGCCGATCGTGCTTTACTATGCGCGATTTTTGCCGCAGGATCAGAAGGATGAAGCATATCTCTACATGGCGGCGAATCGCATGGATGCCGCAGCGGTGGAATTTTCTGCACGGCTCAAGAGCTTTTCTTCTGTGCTCGCCGAGGCGAAGGGCGAGATGCACATCTTGCCCGAGATGGATGGCGCCTCGCTCCTGCTTGCCGATGCTTACCGAAAGCAGTGGCGCAGGAAGGCGCTGCCTCTCGTCAGCATCATGATCCCGACGTACAACCGCCCGAAGTTCTTTGAGCTTGCGCTCCAAAGCGCCCTGCGGCAGACGTATGAGAATCTTGAGATTATCGTTTGCGACAACAGCGCGGACGATGAGACGGAAGCTCTTGTCGAAAAGTATCTGAACGATTCAAGGCTGCAATATCATAGAAACAAGGCGGCAAAGACGAAAGAGGAGAACTTCGTGCCGTTTGAGCAGCTTGCCAATGGTGAGTACCTGCAGTGGCTGATGGACGACGACATCCTGCTCGACGGCAAGGTCGAGAAGATGATGCAGGCGTTTCGCGAGAATCCTGCGGCGAGACTAGTGACTTCGAGGCGCGCTCAGATTGATGGGGAGGGCAGGGTGCAACCGAATCCTTGTACGGAGGGAGTGCCCGAAAGTGAAGCGGATTATTCCGTATTCGAGGGCGAGGCCGTCGGCAAGGAGACGCTGCTCGGCTGCAGAAACTTCCTTGGTGAGCCATCGGCTGTCCTCTTCCGGCGAGCTGATCTCAAGCACCACTATTGGCACGCCGAGAGCCGCGGCTACAAGACAATTTCTGACGTGGCGATGTGGCTGGAACTTTTGGAAGGAGGGGACTGCGTTTTCTTCCAGAAGCCCCTGAGCTGCTATCGGCGTCATGCGGCGCAGGAGGGGCAGCAGGAAGCCGTCATCCTCTTGAGCCGCTTGGAGTGGCTGCGACTCATCAAGGAGTATTTTGAGCGCCGCATATACATCACGACGGAAGAAGAGTATATACAGCCATTGGAGCTTCTTTACGGCGAGTATCTGACGGAGCGCGATCGTTTTGACCGTGCGGCGGCAGGCGATTATTGGCGTAAGTATGAAGATGCGATGCGCGGCGTGCGGCGCATCTTGGCGAAGCTGAAGGAAAAGGGGCGTGCGCATGGCAGGCAAAGAGGAAAAGGAAAAAAATAGGCTGCGCGAAAGAATCGGCGACTGCCTTGCCGTACGCGACTTCGATGGTGCGATGGACGCTGTGCGTGAACTGGCGGAGGATAAGTCGGCAGAGGCAGAAGCGCTCGGTGCCGCCGCGAGCATCCATATCGAGGCGGGCGACTTTGCGGGGGCAGCTCCTCTCGTTGCGGCGCTTCTGCAGAAGGAGCCGCAGTCCGTCTACGGCGCGTTCCTCCATGCGCGAATCCTCTTCGCTGAGGGGAAACTGATCTCGGCATATGACGCGCTGACGTCGCTCCTGAAGCGCGAGGAAGGACTCGCACCGGTATATGTCGAGAAGGTCTGCAACCTTCTAGGGCAGACGGCGCGTATCATGGGATTGGCAGAAGAGGCTGCTGCCGCTTACAAAAAGGCGGCGGCTGCGGCAGAGACTTCCGAGCTTCGCAGGATGGAGTGGAGCAATGTTCTCTTCGCGCTGCATTTTTTGCGCGTGCCGCAGCA of the Selenomonas sputigena genome contains:
- a CDS encoding glycosyltransferase — translated: MKLSACVIVKNEEENIGTWLSSMKKIADEMIVVDTGSTDRTVEMAKAAGARVFHHAWQNDFAAAKNCALEKAKGDWILFLDADEYFSPQTIAKVRPLLMEVEKSTKPIVGVICRLVNIDKDQGNRFTGAIFQLRIFRNSPDLRYEGKIHEHVVDAHRAEHEMFATPELVIFHTGYSQHLVQKKLERNLEFLRQKEETEGESTDDALHYMDCYYGLGDFAKAEEYARRAIESKIIYLGREGAEYWGLTRALLAQKRPKEEIVAVLEKAMEKYPDLAEFPMEYGLLAWEEHDYLLAEKMFRLGMKLKEKAPASLRSDNSLQMFPFVCASLGKIAAMQGRADEAFDLFLRGLREYPYDEGLFLALYDALAGQEAADVIALLDTLYDKEHDALFLTKALRAREATPIVLYYARFLPQDQKDEAYLYMAANRMDAAAVEFSARLKSFSSVLAEAKGEMHILPEMDGASLLLADAYRKQWRRKALPLVSIMIPTYNRPKFFELALQSALRQTYENLEIIVCDNSADDETEALVEKYLNDSRLQYHRNKAAKTKEENFVPFEQLANGEYLQWLMDDDILLDGKVEKMMQAFRENPAARLVTSRRAQIDGEGRVQPNPCTEGVPESEADYSVFEGEAVGKETLLGCRNFLGEPSAVLFRRADLKHHYWHAESRGYKTISDVAMWLELLEGGDCVFFQKPLSCYRRHAAQEGQQEAVILLSRLEWLRLIKEYFERRIYITTEEEYIQPLELLYGEYLTERDRFDRAAAGDYWRKYEDAMRGVRRILAKLKEKGRAHGRQRGKGKK